A single Pan troglodytes isolate AG18354 chromosome X, NHGRI_mPanTro3-v2.0_pri, whole genome shotgun sequence DNA region contains:
- the SPACA5 gene encoding sperm acrosome-associated protein 5, giving the protein MKAWGTVVVTLATLMVVTVDAKIYERCELAARLERAGLNGYKGYGVGDWLCMAHYESGFDTAFVDHNPDGSSEYGIFQLNSAWWCDNGITPTKNLCHMDCHDLLNRHILDDIRCAKQIVSSQNGLSAWTSWRLHCSGHDLSEWLKGCDMHVKIDPKIHP; this is encoded by the exons ATGAAGGCCTGGGGCACTGTGGTAGTGACCTTGGCCACGCTGATGGTTGTCACTGTGGATGCCAAGATCTATGAACGCTGCGAGCTGGCGGCAAGACTGGAGAGAGCAGGGCTGAACGGCTACAAGGGCTATGGCGTTGGAGACT GGCTGTGCATGGCTCATTATGAGAGTGGCTTTGACACCGCCTTCGTGGACCACAATCCTGATGGCAGCAGTGAATATGGCATTTTCCAACTGAATTCTGCCTGGTGGTGTGACAATGGCATTACACCCACCAAGAACCTCTGCCACATGGATTGTCATG ACCTGCTCAATCGCCATATTCTGGATGACATCAGGTGTGCCAAGCAGATTGTGTCCTCACAGAATGGGCTTTCTGCCTG GACTTCTTGGAGGCTACACTGTTCTGGCCATGATTTATCTGAATGGCTCAAGGGGTGTGATATGCATGTGAAAATTGATCCAAAAATTCATCCATGA